A genomic region of Terriglobales bacterium contains the following coding sequences:
- a CDS encoding transposase: protein MRRYRRWTIEEKRAAVERMSYCGHKELAAEIGIPQRQLYSWRRDVERWQLGQVGAEQRLTLEQRLQRENQRLKQALAGKVVEVDFLRGALRRIEARRQHSNAAGETAS, encoded by the coding sequence ATGAGGCGATATCGACGATGGACGATAGAGGAGAAGCGTGCGGCAGTGGAGCGCATGAGCTACTGCGGGCATAAGGAGTTAGCGGCCGAGATCGGCATTCCTCAGCGGCAGTTGTATAGCTGGCGGAGAGATGTGGAGCGTTGGCAACTGGGGCAGGTGGGAGCAGAGCAACGATTGACGCTGGAGCAGCGGCTGCAGCGGGAGAATCAGCGACTGAAGCAAGCCTTGGCAGGCAAGGTGGTGGAAGTGGATTTCTTGCGCGGTGCCTTGCGCAGAATCGAGGCTCGACGCCAGCACAGCAACGCCGCTGGCGAGACTGCATC